Proteins from a single region of Trichoderma asperellum chromosome 3, complete sequence:
- a CDS encoding uncharacterized protein (EggNog:ENOG41~SECRETED:SignalP(1-26)) produces the protein MLRMTSKSRFGLKEALVLALATAAKAHSWIERAYKVAPNGTMIGAEGYARGWIARNSTDPPFQDSIPQLLLPVTGQSAYSGDEILNKYKKEEKPQFPMLEAAPGDHIAIIHLENGHTTLPQNQPKKPQNRGTIFLYGTSQPRENERLFDVHLVWNKDGTGGDGRGVLLGTRNYDDGNCYQPNNGALSLQRAAELAPEGADHNIELGCQSTVQLPSDLKAGSIYTIYWYWDWPDLDASHIDFQATTNGLYPWAGTFMRGQKDPHGFTMAAISKNESYASTIDIKITGGSSSSAAQHANINSEFIEKQNIYSMAIKDQMTGNYQVDIDADGGGQGGHGSTPLTSTSAAPHVAPTTAVATKSAIRQGIAQPSTAAAGGNNKQQSTVWKTLYKTVSAASSSSTSGPVVFVTTTVHTQAAAALHSPSTTTITSTTTMAVTSTRTNNAQVAGPTVIVSVTKHVAAAPAGEPTPTSLNTRPTVTPLNRRRNWAFGQH, from the coding sequence ATGTTGAGAATGACGTCCAAGTCTCGCTTCGGCCTCAAGGAGGCTCTGGTCTTGGCTCTGGCCACGGCCGCCAAAGCTCACTCCTGGATTGAGCGAGCTTACAAAGTCGCCCCGAATGGCACCATGATTGGAGCTGAAGGCTATGCTCGTGGCTGGATTGCTCGCAATTCGACCGACCCGCCTTTCCAGGACAGCATCCCGCAGCTGCTTCTGCCGGTGACGGGCCAAAGTGCCTACTCGGGCGATGAGATCCTGAACAAGtacaagaaggaggagaaacCCCAGTTCCCTATGCTGGAAGCCGCGCCGGGCGACCACATAGCCATCATCCACCTTGAGAACGGCCACACGACGCTGCCGCAGAACCAGCCCAAGAAGCCGCAGAATCGCGGCACCATCTTCCTCTACGGCACCAGCCAGCCCCGCGAGAACGAGCGCCTCTTTGACGTGCATCTTGTTTGGAACAAGGACGGCACGGGAGGCGATGGCCGCGGCGTTCTGCTGGGCACGCGAAACTACGACGACGGCAACTGCTACCAGCCCAACAACGGGGCTCTCAGTCTTCAGCGAGCCGCCGAACTGGCCCCTGAGGGTGCCGACCACAACATTGAACTCGGCTGCCAGTCGACTGTCCAGCTGCCCAGCGACCTCAAAGCCGGCTCCATCTACACAATCTACTGGTACTGGGACTGGCCGGACCTGGATGCCAGCCACATCGACTTCCAGGCGACCACGAATGGCCTGTACCCCTGGGCCGGCACATTCATGCGTGGCCAGAAGGACCCCCACGGCTTTACCATGGCTGCTATTTCCAAGAACGAGAGCTACGCCAGCACGATTGACATCAAGATCACAGGCGGTAGCTCGTCTTCTGCGGCCCAGCATGCCAACATCAACAGTGAGTTTATCGAAAAGCAGAACATCTACTCCATGGCCATCAAGGATCAGATGACGGGCAACTACCAGGTCGACATTGATGCCGACggaggaggccaaggcggccaTGGCTCGACTCCTCTCACTTCCACTTCAGCTGCTCCTCATGTAGCGCCCACCACGGCGGTTGCCACCAAGTCAGCGATCAGGCAAGGCATCGCCCAGCCATCTACCGCTGCAGCTGGCGGTAATAACAAGCAGCAGTCAACCGTCTGGAAGACGCTCTACAAAACTGTGTCTgctgcgtcttcttcttccacgtcGGGCCCTGTTGTCTTCGTGACAACTACAGTCCATActcaagctgctgcggctttaCACTCACCCTCAACCACAACCATCACCTCGACCACAACCATGGCTGTAACTTCAACTCGCACCAACAATGCTCAGGTCGCTGGTCCGACCGTCATTGTGTCAGTTACCAAGCATGTGGCCGCTGCACCAGCTGGTGAGCCGACGCCGACCTCGTTGAACACTCGCCCAACTGTGACGCCGCTCAACCGACGTCGTAACTGGGCCTTTGGCCAACATTAA
- a CDS encoding uncharacterized protein (EggNog:ENOG41) — protein sequence MGGPTGVSAGVIAVLQLATTVTQYLKDIKRGSADRIRLRDELRSTVCLVEMLQDRLEDSEAILDDSSTLKPQSIDSLSVSNGPLQLFQQVLEEIVAELAPQDNLRRLAQPFTWPFDQKKVAELLACLERLKSHFNLVLQNNIAELAKSANLKLDRIADNVEGSEARSRDADTQKIINWLSPLSFRARHLSVLESVQPGTGTWLLKHERFRSWVNGNTGTLWCPGIPGAGKTRLSSLVINHLEQEPPHTRSFCSYIYCDYRQRSSQSSAALLSSILQQVLQSSAEVLPSEVATLYSQHQKYNTRPTLTQITDILGKLVSMFESFHVIIDALDECAESNEEALRFVKAVSSLGSSVKIMCTSRSSSRFDVYFSEASIIKISAHQDDIETFLNACIREQHILSKHVSKDPALKDEIIKTIIQESQGMFLLAKLHMNSLSKKLSCREVRSALKTLPKTLDAMYADAYERIENQETEFAELAEAVLFWVICARRNFTVQDLQHLYATRELPDGEVLEQDDLPDGDILTEACSGLVMVDAESQVVRLVHYTAQQYFEEYHRLLIKRAQLSLTNISLTYLALPNFSSGPCTDDAGMSLRLTQYPFLDYAAKYWGAEIVHIESTEILPKLEYFISNTAALEAANQAWSLKSNRYTHWSQDFPRHVPALVLISAFDVPDTLRYMVSSGHAVDDRGSDGETALIRSAAFGHANNVQVLLELGAEVDARDHMDETALQRAARCGYEDVIKALLSKGADVNLKASGDWTALMSAVSSVNIDAVKILVEAGADFKAETVWGDSVLSIATRNGLEAIANFLSDQGAVLPKGPAGRRASIIASRKGLHQLVRKLTANYDTVADRPLQRQSSRLMEGLNVIQEEEIAASGIRRLEVSGADSRADDFLDALEETNYSIGFSKRYEMTEKLGRGHFAEVFLCSNRVTGVRHAVKVCTNVENDAWKRKGIILEFKALQALQKNSHPNILGIVDLFADYSLKTIYMVLELAPHGELFNYIVVKQFLSEEETRKIFLQLLSALEFLHDLGWVHRDIKPENILLLEEETPTIKIADFGLAKNIGADAGALVLTTTLCGTPSYVAPEVLADSRERKYGFSVDIWSCGVVMYICLCGFPPFSDEMYSKDFPYTLSQQIKEGRFDYPSPYWDKVGDPALDLIDNMLVVNSRKRFTAKQCLEHPWMREVAPRILAEPIRSVSPEPM from the exons ATGGGCGGCCCTACAGGGGTCTCGGCCGGTGTTATCGCTGTGCTGCAGCTCGCGACGACCGTCACACAGTATCTCAAGGACATCAAGAGGGGGTCGGCCGATAGGATTCGCCTTCGAGACGAGCTCCGGAGCACGGTATGCCTTGTGGAAATGCTGCAAGACCGTTTGGAGGATTCGGAGGCCATCTTGGACGACTCCAGCACGCTGAAGCCACAGTCCATCGATTCGTTGAGCGTCTCGAACGGCCCactgcagctcttccagcaggTGCTAGAGGAGATTGTTGCCGAGCTTGCCCCTCAGGATAATCTAAGACGGTTGGCACAGCCGTTTACGTGGCCGTTTGATCAGAAGAAAGTGGCGGAGCTGCTTGCGTGCCTAGAGAGATTGAAAAGCCATTTCAACCTTGTTTTGCAGAACAATATTGC AGAATTGGCGAAATCGGCGAACCTCAAGCTTGATAGAATCGCCGATAACGTAGAAGGCTCAGAAGCAAGATCTCGAGATGCAGACACGCAGAAGATCATCAATTGGCTCAGCCCACTGTCTTTTCGCGCCAGGCATCTCAGTGTTCTGGAGAGCGTGCAGCCTGGGACTGGCACCTGGTTGTTGAAACATGAGAGATTCCGTAGCTGGGTGAATGGCAACACTGGAACTCTCTGGTGTCCAGGCATAC ctggagctggcaagACAAGACTCTC TTCGTTGGTCATCAACCATCTCGAACAAGAACCACCACATACTCGCAGTTTTTGCTCATACATCTACTGCGACTATAGACAGCGTAGCAGCCAGTCAAGCGCTGCTCTCCTTTCGAGCATACTTCAGCAAGTGCTTCAAAGTTCAGCTGAAGTATTGCCATCTGAAGTAGCTACGCTGTATAGCCAGCATCAGAAATACAACACTCGTCCCACATTGACGCAAATTACTGATATACTTGGCAAGTTGGTTTCAATGTTTGAATCATTCCATGTCATCATCGACGCTCTTGATGAGTGTGCAGAGTCGAATGAAGAGGCTCTTCGATTTGTCAAGGCAGTTTCTTCTCTAGGTTCATCAGTCAAGATAATGTGCACTTCTAGATCTTCTAGCAGATTTGACGTCTATTTCAGTGAAGcgtctataataaagatttctGCTCATCAAGACGATATTGAGACTTTTTTAAATGCATGCATACGAGAGCAGCATATACTCTCAAAACATGTTAGTAAAGACCCCGCCTTGAAAGACGAGATCATCAAAACCATAATCCAAGAATCTCAGGGGAT GTTCTTATTGGCGAAACTACACATGAATTCTCTGTCAAAGAAACTTAGCTGCAGAGAGGTGCGATCTGCATTGAAAACCTTGCCCAAAACGTTAGATGCCATGTACGCAGACGCATATGAGAGGATAGAGAATCAAGAAACAGAATTCGCTGAACTGGCTGAGGCAGTCCTATTTTGGGTAATTTGTGCCAGAAGAAATTTCACAGTCCAAGACTTGCAACACCTATATGCCACACGAGAATTACCGGACGGAGAAGTACTTGAACAAGATGACTTACCGGACGGCGACATTTTAACGGAAGCCTGCAGCGGCTTGGTTATGGTTGATGCTGAATCGCAAGTCGTCCGTCTAGTCCACTATACCGCTCAGCAATACTTTGAAGAGTATCACAGACTGTTAATAAAGAGGGCGCAACTTAGCCTTACAAATATCAGTCTGACATACCTAGCATTGCCCAACTTTTCCAGTGGCCCCTGCACAGACGATGCCGGCATGTCTCTCCGCTTAACGCAGTATCCATTTCTTGATTACGCTGCCAAATACTGGGGTGCCGAAATTGTTCATATTGAGAGCACCGAAATCTTACCAAAGCTTGAATACTTCATCTCCAACACGGCCGCGTTAGAGGCTGCTAACCAAGCATGGAGTTTGAAGTCTAATCGGTATACGCATTGGAGCCAGGACTTTCCCAGACATGTGCCCGCGCTTGTATTGATCTCTGCCTTTGATGTCCCAGATACTCTGAGATACATGGTATCAAGTGGCCATGCAGTTGACGATAGGGGAAGCGATGGGGAGACGGCTTTGATTCGTTCTGCTGCTTTTGGCCACGCCAATAACGTACAAGTGCTTCTTGAGCTCGGCGCCGAAGTTGATGCTCGAGATCATATGGATGAAACTGCGCTGCagagagcagcaagatgCGGGTATGAAGATGTGATCAAGGCCTTACTCAGTAAAGGGGCAGACGTTAACCTGAAAGCTTCCGGCGACTGGACTGCGCTCATGTCTGCAGTTTCTAGCGTCAACATTGACGCCGTCAAAATCTTGGTCGAAGCGGGAGCCGACTTTAAGGCCGAAACGGTATGGGGAGATTCAGTGCTGAGCATCGCAACTCGTAATGGTCTAGAAGCCATTGCCAACTTCCTCTCAGATCAAGGGGCAGTTCTCCCCAAGGGTCCAGCTGGACGTCGTGCCTCTATTATAGCCTCCCGCAAGGGCCTACACCAGCTCGTCAGAAAACTCACGGCCAATTATGATACTGTTGCCGACAGGCCACTGCAAAGACAAAGCTCAAGGCTCATGGAGGGGCTAAATGTCattcaagaggaagaaatagCTGCTTCTGGTATCAGAAGACTAGAGGTATCGGGAGCAGATTCCAGGGCAGATGATTTCTTGGACGCCTTGGAAGAAACAAATTATAGCATTGGTTTTTCTAAACGATACGAAATGACTGAGAAACTTGGCAGGGGCCACTTTGCCGAAGTATTTCTATGCTCCAATAGAGTGACGGGTGTCAGACACGCAGTAAAAGTTTGTACTAATGTAGAGAACGATGCCTGGAAACGAAAGGGTATCATTTTGGAGTTTAAAGCGCTGCAGGCACTGCAAAAGAATTCTCATCCGAATATCTTGGGGATTGTCGATCTATTCGCGGACTACTCTCTTAAGACCATTTACATGGTGCTGGAACTGGCGCCACATGGAGAGCTTTTCAACTACATCGTAGTAAAGCAATTTCtgtcagaagaagagacgcGAAAGATATTCTTGCAGCTACTCTCTGCACTAGAATTTTTG CATGACCTGGGATGGGTACATCGTGATATCAAACCAGAGAACATCCTGTTGCTGGAGGAAGAAACCCCAACCATAAAGATTGCAGACTTTGGGCTGGCAAAGAATATTGGCGCCGATGCCGGAGCATTAGTGCTAACGACGACTCTCTGTGGAACACCTAGCT ACGTGGCCCCCGAGGTACTCGCAGACTCAAGGGAGCGGAAATACGGATTCTCAGTAGACATCTGGTCCTGCGGAGTCGTCATGTACATCTGCCTATGTGGCTTCCCCCCCTTTAGCGATGAGATGTACAGCAAAGACTTCCCATATACCCTCTCTCAGCAAATCAAAGAGGGCCGATTCGATTATCCGTCACCATACTGGGACAAGGTCGGCGATCCTGCCTTGGATCTAATTGACAACATGCTGGTGGTCAACTCTAGGAAGCGGTTTACGGCTAAGCAGTGCCTTGAACATCCCTGGATGCGGGAGGTAGCGCCGCGGATATTGGCAGAGCCAATCAGGTCGGTAAGTCCGGAGCCAATGTGA